The DNA window AGACTTGAATTCTCATCTGATTCACTGTTATAACATTCTGTTGCAGCCTCTGGAGCTGCTAACGAATGTTCTAGAAGGTTCTGCGGACAATTACCTTCTAAATCCAAACCAGTGTCTTCAATGGACCTGGCTTCCACAAGTGGTGACTCATGGACCACTTGACTAGCATCAGTTTCGCCAGTTTCTTTCGCATCAGAGGTTTCTTCCGGAAGCTTCTGTTCGCCAATACTTTCTAAAGCTAAGTTTATGTCTTCAATGGACCTGGCTTCCACAAGAGGTGACTCATGGACCACTTGACTAGCATCAGTTTCGCCAATTTCTTTCGCATCAGAGGTTTCTTCCGGAAGCTTCTGTTCGCCAATACTTTCTAAAGCTAAGTTTATGTCTTCAATGGACCTGACTTCCACAAGAGGTGACTCATGGACCACTTGACTAGCATCAGTTTCGCCAGTTTCTTTCGCATCAGAGGTTTCTTCCGGAAGCTTCCGTTCGCCAATACTTTCTACAGCTAAGTTTATGTCTTCAATAGACCTGGCTTCCACAAGATGCAACTCTTCAACAATGCCTGTTGTATCATCTTCTGTTTTACTGCCTTCATCATCAACACTTGACTTTACAGGTTCATGAACCATTAATGTATGTTCTAGAATCTTCTGCTCATCGTCACCTACTAAAGCCAATTTAATGTCTTCAATTGACGAGGCTTCCACAAGTGTTAACTCGTCATCATCAACACTTGACTTTACAGGTTCACGAACCATTAAAGTATGTTCGAGAATCTTCTGCACATCGTCACCTTCTAAAGCCAATTGAATGTCTTCAATTGACGAGGCTTCCACAAGTGTCAGCTCGTCAATTTTCGTTTCATTAGCTTTTTCGAGAGTTTTCGACTCTATATCCAATGGCTTCTTTTCAGTAACTGATGTATCCTCTGGAAGCGTGTTTTCTCGATCATTAACATCATGTGTATCATAAATCAAACGGGGACTAATTTCTAGTCCAGTAACTTCATGAGTTTCAGTTACAGTTTCATCATGCTCAGATTTCTTAGTTTCATCATGGAGGATTTCAGCAAACGCTTTATCAATTTCTTCAAGAGATTGAGCTTCAATTCCGGGCATGCCAGAGATTATGTCATCATTGGTCTTTCCTACACAGAAATCTCCAACTCTATCCAGTTCGGCCAGTAACTCTTCATCTATATCTTCAATATTATCATCCACCTCTCCAAAGAGGCTTGATGATCCAGTTTCTAGAAGCTTTGATTCAACGGAGAGTGTGTTTGGAATGATTTCTCTGTTAGACTGATGATTAACTGATTCATCTAGATTTTGAGAAATGCTACCCTCAGATAATTCCTgtcaattacaaaaataaaaattataaatgctTCAGTAAAGAACTATACTAGTGTAAATAATATAGTTGTCCAAATAATGGGCAAAACTTCTTGTATAGAAGACTCGTTTGATATTTCATGAGCAAGCTCAacaaattaccaaaataatCACAAGCGGACAAAAATTGGGATCATAAAAGcgtaaataataatatagttacCAAATAATGTGTAAAACTTCTTGTATGGAAGACTCATTAACATTTCATGAACAAGCTCAACAAATTACCAAAAAAAATCTTAAGACGATAAAAAGTTAGCAcataaaagtttaaataatatagttGTCAAATAATGTGCAAAATTTCTTGTATGGAAGACTCGTTAACATTTCATGGACAAGCTCAATAAATGACCAAACTAATTGGCATTTAATGTTCAAGATCAAtaaattaccaaaataacctTAAACGGAGAAAACAATTGAGCCCGTAAAAGTGTAAATAGTTGTCCAAATACTGTAATCAacaaattaccaaaataacctTAAGCTGATAAAATGTTAGCCCATAAAGAGCTTGTTTGACGAAAGGGTTTTATCAggttttttcctaaaaaaaaactgtttgatgaaatgatttaaaaaactaGTTTTTGGGGATTTATTGACCAATATAACCttagtttaatttgttttctctctATTGGAtagatgaattttttaaataattaaataaaggataattttggtattttaatagataaaaagagTGATTAGATGGGTGAAGTGATGCTTAAGTTTTGGGTAAAAAACCTTAAAAACCCTaaaaacccaaagatcaaacaaactcAGAGTGTAAATAATATAGTTGTCAAATAAAGTGCAAGACTTCTTGTATGGAAGACTCATTGACATTTCATGAACAAACTCAATAAATTACCAAACTAATTGACATTTCATGAACAAACTCAATAAATTACCAAAGTAATTGACATTTCATGAACAAGCTCAAtaaattaccaaaataaccttaaatggataaaaaaaaattgacccATTAAAAGTGTAAATAGTAATATAATGGTCCAAATAATGTCAAAACTTCTTAACTGGAAGACTCTGATACAAGAGGAAAAAGTATTAGGGTTAATGCACTACGGTGGAATTTAACGATTGGGAAGCCAACCGGTTATGATAAGTGgtagttattaatataatagtataaatagaaCATTAGTTGTTAAGAGtagttataaatgaaaattagttGAAAACTCTTGTTAGAGtttctctcttcttcctcaTTATATTTTCCCTAGCAGTTAGGGTTCTATCATCCTCCATTAATTCAGTTGAAGAGCTCTTATCTTCTTTTCGTTCTCAAATTATAGTTCTCTTATTCATGTAATTTCAAGATTTATATCTAATTCTAGTTCAAGGTATAACagaaacattaatattttgatgaacAATCTCAacaaattaccaaaataacctTAGGTGGAGAAAAAATTGGGCCCATGAAAgtgtataaaatataatttctcaatTCCAGACTAGTAACTGTTGCTTGATAATCATGGAAAATAAGGAGTATTAAATTAAACTAGTTAGTGTGGCTTGCGGCCATGAAGCTAAAATTATTGCCAAGAAACTTCCTCTTGGTATGCTAATCTTTCTTAAATTCCATCATGAAAATTAAGGAGAATTAAATTGTAACAGTGCATGAGTTGTTTTCATCAAATCTGGAAATATTACCATGGTTCTTGGGTTTGATAAGCTACATATGTAAATTATAGTGCAGAAAGTTCACAGTTGAGGTAAAGCACAAATTCcatcaaaattttgattatttaacgaaaacaaatgaaataaaacTCCACAGGTTTAAGCTTTTAGACAAATGCTTGTGAGTTATGATCAATGATAGTATAGCTTACCAGTGTTTCTTGGTGATGATCTGAAGACTCCAATTCTTCAGTAAGAAGTGATGGTTCCTTGATTTCCGTGTTCACAACCCAATTTTGTTCAAGTTCGAATTGTTTGCTACTGTAGACTGGAGAGTCCTTGGCTGCAATTTGGTTATCATCATCATTGCCATAGGAGGGATCATGATCAAGTTGGAAATCAACACCATTTGTCTTCAAGCCACCGTCATCAGTATCATCATCGCTTTCAATGCCCTGGCTACTTGAACTGGATCCACTACGTTCTAAAGGAAccattattttcattaattcgGAGGGCAGGCTCTGGTCAGACACTTCTGTCGGTGGGATGGATGCAAATGAGGAAAATAAAAGACTTTTGTTGACCGCAGAGGGACTTAAATCATAAACAGGCTCATCCTTGTGCTGAATTTCATTATTCAATCTTGTTTCACTTAGTTCAGATAGTGTTGATAAGCTTGGTATTTGCCTATCCATAAATTCACCTTCCGGATGGCTTTCAGTATCCCCGAGTCTTATTTCAACGCCTAGTGCCTTTGCTGCCCTTTCAGCTTGGCTTAATTCCAAATTTGGTTCTTCAACGAAATTCTTAGGTTCCTCTAAGAAATCCTCTTCTTCAAAGAGTTTCTTGTCCTCTTCATGATCAGTAGCCGAGTATGTCGAATCAGTTTCAGGAATAGAACTGACTTTCGAATCACTTAGTTCACTCGACTGTCTCTGAAACGAAGATGAATAGCCTGCTGATTCTGAAACCAACTGTTCTGGTACAAAATAAGGTCTGAATCTAGTATCATTCCTCGTTTGCCTTGGAGGGGCAAATATGGAAGAGGGTCCCACGTTGAAACTCTCGTGTCGTCGAAAAACCGTTGGCTTTGTAGTCAATGGCATGAATTCTTGTTGAAAGTTGTCACCTAAGAGATCGGGTTTCTCTTCGCCCGAGTCATATGGAAGATCGAAAGGATTTTTATTCCTTGTTAGTAAAATGGAAGGAGCCGATCCCGGAATTGGAGGCAATCCTAAATCGTCCTTGGAATCGAATGGTGTATCGAATGGATTTTGCCTCTTTGTTGATATGGGAGGAACGCTGAAAGGAAGATCACTTTCTAGGTCTATCATGTTTTTCTCTGTGATGTTTTTTCGCGATCGTCTTCTTGCAATTAGATTTTCCAATCGTTGGTTTCTTTCAAGCTCGGAACTTCCCAAATCCATGAGATTCTTTTCATCATCTTCGGTCCACGTTATTGCTGACTTCATTTCTCCCTCTTTTCCAccttttgtttcttcttcttcttcctcttcctcatcctcatcatcatcatcatcatcctcctcatcatcatcatcatcatcatcatcatcctcattctcattctcattctcattctcatcaTCTCCCATTTCTTCTAGGTTTTCTGAATCCTGATCGGACTGCTCTGATGTAGCATCAGATCCAACATGATGTATACGAGCAGTTTCAGGAGCATCAATATCTAGAAGTGGGTGTAGCTCATCAAGCATGGGAATGATATCTGCCATTGATGCATCTGGAGAGGAACTCTCAGCATGATCAGATCCACTATCTGAATCCTCATCAtcgtcatcttcatcatcatcctgCTCATTCTCAGCTTTTCTCCATGACGAGGATGGAGAAGAAATGGAAATACCAGCCAATCCTGATATATCCTTTCCagtttcatcttcttcatcaaccACCTCTTGAATTAAGGAATATTGATTCCCATCCCTCCTGACATTGACTTCAAGTTCAAAATCATCCATCTCATTCCCACTCTTGGTCTCTTCAATCGG is part of the Impatiens glandulifera chromosome 1, dImpGla2.1, whole genome shotgun sequence genome and encodes:
- the LOC124919200 gene encoding kinesin-related protein 4 isoform X1, which codes for MGVEMREIGVKFKKFTIVLVKSCYRSGRAHPFIVSMVIFLILLNRSFPSAVSFLVSASPVLVCTAVLLGTLLSYGHPNIPEIEKEEKTTTQEAVALKSIFSRDTVIVGRDESFIVETYNGEEARGDFDKDDDDGNSIRMVENSREIQSYNMPIEETKSGNEMDDFELEVNVRRDGNQYSLIQEVVDEEDETGKDISGLAGISISSPSSSWRKAENEQDDDEDDDDEDSDSGSDHAESSSPDASMADIIPMLDELHPLLDIDAPETARIHHVGSDATSEQSDQDSENLEEMGDDENENENENEDDDDDDDDDEEDDDDDDEDEEEEEEEETKGGKEGEMKSAITWTEDDEKNLMDLGSSELERNQRLENLIARRRSRKNITEKNMIDLESDLPFSVPPISTKRQNPFDTPFDSKDDLGLPPIPGSAPSILLTRNKNPFDLPYDSGEEKPDLLGDNFQQEFMPLTTKPTVFRRHESFNVGPSSIFAPPRQTRNDTRFRPYFVPEQLVSESAGYSSSFQRQSSELSDSKVSSIPETDSTYSATDHEEDKKLFEEEDFLEEPKNFVEEPNLELSQAERAAKALGVEIRLGDTESHPEGEFMDRQIPSLSTLSELSETRLNNEIQHKDEPVYDLSPSAVNKSLLFSSFASIPPTEVSDQSLPSELMKIMVPLERSGSSSSSQGIESDDDTDDGGLKTNGVDFQLDHDPSYGNDDDNQIAAKDSPVYSSKQFELEQNWVVNTEIKEPSLLTEELESSDHHQETLELSEGSISQNLDESVNHQSNREIIPNTLSVESKLLETGSSSLFGEVDDNIEDIDEELLAELDRVGDFCVGKTNDDIISGMPGIEAQSLEEIDKAFAEILHDETKKSEHDETVTETHEVTGLEISPRLIYDTHDVNDRENTLPEDTSVTEKKPLDIESKTLEKANETKIDELTLVEASSIEDIQLALEGDDVQKILEHTLMVREPVKSSVDDDELTLVEASSIEDIKLALVGDDEQKILEHTLMVHEPVKSSVDDEGSKTEDDTTGIVEELHLVEARSIEDINLAVESIGERKLPEETSDAKETGETDASQVVHESPLVEVRSIEDINLALESIGEQKLPEETSDAKEIGETDASQVVHESPLVEARSIEDINLALESIGEQKLPEETSDAKETGETDASQVVHESPLVEARSIEDTGLDLEGNCPQNLLEHSLAAPEAATECYNSESDENSSLKEDFIETEAGEIGTVLEKEANPLLETVNESPLVETRSIEDIGLALEGNDQQNLLEHSLAASYPTPESNSGEKQLSDVTSSLKEETIETKASEIEKEANPLMETRSIEDTGLNLEGNDQQNLLEHSFEAPEPTPESNNGENQLSVGNPSLNEEAIKTEASEAGIEIFYHAVQEKEANPLLEAVNESPLVEARSIEDIRLALEGNDELRLTASEPATEGNNGEKQPSDGNASLKEETIETKAIEIEKEADPLIETVNESSPLVETTRSIEGDINLASKISSDSNAAVDSSTELSNEDEKGNAKTDVTSHESDDAAKLVKSKGKKVKSHGSSSSSSSSSSSSDSD
- the LOC124919200 gene encoding kinesin-related protein 4 isoform X3; translated protein: MGVEMREIGVKFKKFTIVLVKSCYRSGRAHPFIVSMVIFLILLNRSFPSAVSFLVSASPVLVCTAVLLGTLLSYGHPNIPEIEKEEKTTTQEAVALKSIFSRDTVIVGRDESFIVETYNGEEARGDFDKDDDDGNSIRMVENSREIQSYNMPIEETKSGNEMDDFELEVNVRRDGNQYSLIQEVVDEEDETGKDISGLAGISISSPSSSWRKAENEQDDDEDDDDEDSDSGSDHAESSSPDASMADIIPMLDELHPLLDIDAPETARIHHVGSDATSEQSDQDSENLEEMGDDENENENENEDDDDDDDDDEEDDDDDDEDEEEEEEEETKGGKEGEMKSAITWTEDDEKNLMDLGSSELERNQRLENLIARRRSRKNITEKNMIDLESDLPFSVPPISTKRQNPFDTPFDSKDDLGLPPIPGSAPSILLTRNKNPFDLPYDSGEEKPDLLGDNFQQEFMPLTTKPTVFRRHESFNVGPSSIFAPPRQTRNDTRFRPYFVPEQLVSESAGYSSSFQRQSSELSDSKVSSIPETDSTYSATDHEEDKKLFEEEDFLEEPKNFVEEPNLELSQAERAAKALGVEIRLGDTESHPEGEFMDRQIPSLSTLSELSETRLNNEIQHKDEPVYDLSPSAVNKSLLFSSFASIPPTEVSDQSLPSELMKIMVPLERSGSSSSSQGIESDDDTDDGGLKTNGVDFQLDHDPSYGNDDDNQIAAKDSPVYSSKQFELEQNWVVNTEIKEPSLLTEELESSDHHQETLELSEGSISQNLDESVNHQSNREIIPNTLSVESKLLETGSSSLFGEVDDNIEDIDEELLAELDRVGDFCVGKTNDDIISGMPGIEAQSLEEIDKAFAEILHDETKKSEHDETVTETHEVTGLEISPRLIYDTHDVNDRENTLPEDTSVTEKKPLDIESKTLEKANETKIDELTLVEASSIEDIQLALEGDDVQKILEHTLMVREPVKSSVDDDELTLVEASSIEDIKLALVGDDEQKILEHTLMVHEPVKSSVDDEGSKTEDDTTGIVEELHLVEARSIEDINLAVESIGERKLPEETSDAKETGETDASQVVHESPLVEVRSIEDINLALESIGEQKLPEETSDAKEIGETDASQVVHESPLVEARSIEDTGLDLEGNCPQNLLEHSLAAPEAATECYNSESDENSSLKEDFIETEAGEIGTVLEKEANPLLETVNESPLVETRSIEDIGLALEGNDQQNLLEHSLAASYPTPESNSGEKQLSDVTSSLKEETIETKASEIEKEANPLMETRSIEDTGLNLEGNDQQNLLEHSFEAPEPTPESNNGENQLSVGNPSLNEEAIKTEASEAGIEIFYHAVQEKEANPLLEAVNESPLVEARSIEDIRLALEGNDELRLTASEPATEGNNGEKQPSDGNASLKEETIETKAIEIEKEADPLIETVNESSPLVETTRSIEGDINLASKISSDSNAAVDSSTELSNEDEKGNAKTDVTSHESDDAAKLVKSKGKKVKSHGSSSSSSSSSSSSDSD
- the LOC124919200 gene encoding kinesin-related protein 4 isoform X2, which codes for MGVEMREIGVKFKKFTIVLVKSCYRSGRAHPFIVSMVIFLILLNRSFPSAVSFLVSASPVLVCTAVLLGTLLSYGHPNIPEIEKEEKTTTQEAVALKSIFSRDTVIVGRDESFIVETYNGEEARGDFDKDDDDGNSIRMVENSREIQSYNMPIEETKSGNEMDDFELEVNVRRDGNQYSLIQEVVDEEDETGKDISGLAGISISSPSSSWRKAENEQDDDEDDDDEDSDSGSDHAESSSPDASMADIIPMLDELHPLLDIDAPETARIHHVGSDATSEQSDQDSENLEEMGDDENENENENEDDDDDDDDDEEDDDDDDEDEEEEEEEETKGGKEGEMKSAITWTEDDEKNLMDLGSSELERNQRLENLIARRRSRKNITEKNMIDLESDLPFSVPPISTKRQNPFDTPFDSKDDLGLPPIPGSAPSILLTRNKNPFDLPYDSGEEKPDLLGDNFQQEFMPLTTKPTVFRRHESFNVGPSSIFAPPRQTRNDTRFRPYFVPEQLVSESAGYSSSFQRQSSELSDSKVSSIPETDSTYSATDHEEDKKLFEEEDFLEEPKNFVEEPNLELSQAERAAKALGVEIRLGDTESHPEGEFMDRQIPSLSTLSELSETRLNNEIQHKDEPVYDLSPSAVNKSLLFSSFASIPPTEVSDQSLPSELMKIMVPLERSGSSSSSQGIESDDDTDDGGLKTNGVDFQLDHDPSYGNDDDNQIAAKDSPVYSSKQFELEQNWVVNTEIKEPSLLTEELESSDHHQETLELSEGSISQNLDESVNHQSNREIIPNTLSVESKLLETGSSSLFGEVDDNIEDIDEELLAELDRVGDFCVGKTNDDIISGMPGIEAQSLEEIDKAFAEILHDETKKSEHDETVTETHEVTGLEISPRLIYDTHDVNDRENTLPEDTSVTEKKPLDIESKTLEKANETKIDELTLVEASSIEDIQLALEGDDVQKILEHTLMVREPVKSSVDDDELTLVEASSIEDIKLALVGDDEQKILEHTLMVHEPVKSSVDDEGSKTEDDTTGIVEELHLVEARSIEDINLAVESIGERKLPEETSDAKETGETDASQVVHESPLVEVRSIEDINLALESIGEQKLPEETSDAKEIGETDASQVVHESPLVEARSIEDINLALESIGEQKLPEETSDAKETGETDASQVVHESPLVEARSIEDTGLDLEGNCPQNLLEHSLAAPEAATECYNSESDENSSLKEDFIETEAGEIGTVLEKEANPLLETVNESPLVETRSIEDIGLALEGNGQQNLLEGDNGEKQLSDGNPSLNKETIETEASETTVLEKDENTILETVNESPLVEARSIEDTSLALEGNDQPNLLEHSLAASEPAPEGSNGEKHSSDVNPSLSENQAVLEKEASLLLETVNELPVVEARSIEDIRLALEGNDELRLTASEPATEGNNGEKQPSDGNASLKEETIETKAIEIEKEADPLIETVNESSPLVETTRSIEGDINLASKISSDSNAAVDSSTELSNEDEKGNAKTDVTSHESDDAAKLVKSKGKKVKSHGSSSSSSSSSSSSDSD